The following proteins are co-located in the Polystyrenella longa genome:
- a CDS encoding glycine cleavage system protein R codes for MTKRYIITLMAANRVGILSAVTTGLAELGANLMEVSQTVLNGFFTIILDAEFPGHRSPDVIVAHLKDFCRPYGVEIDLKDPEEEELQNMTEGDFERFFLTVTGNDEPGMIRQISARISQEGIDISDLYAKRQPDTSFVMVMELSVPLGIDVLVLKNDLEAVCIKEGLTVTLQHENIFAATNDPRPIRLLPVKAVHDLYAE; via the coding sequence ATGACCAAACGCTACATTATCACGCTGATGGCGGCCAACCGAGTCGGAATTCTTTCGGCGGTAACCACGGGCCTGGCGGAACTGGGCGCAAATCTGATGGAAGTGAGCCAGACTGTCCTCAATGGGTTCTTCACCATCATTCTGGATGCCGAATTCCCAGGACATCGTTCGCCGGACGTAATCGTAGCGCACTTGAAAGACTTTTGCCGACCTTACGGTGTGGAAATCGATCTGAAAGATCCGGAAGAAGAAGAATTACAGAATATGACCGAAGGAGACTTCGAACGATTTTTCCTGACCGTCACTGGCAATGATGAACCAGGAATGATTCGACAGATTTCGGCCCGTATTTCTCAGGAAGGAATTGATATTTCCGACCTGTATGCCAAACGGCAACCGGACACTTCCTTTGTGATGGTGATGGAACTGAGCGTCCCACTGGGGATTGATGTACTGGTGCTCAAAAACGATTTGGAAGCGGTCTGCATCAAAGAAGGTTTGACCGTGACCTTACAGCATGAAAACATCTTCGCTGCGACGAACGACCCGCGACCGATTCGCCTGCTTCCAGTGAAAGCGGTCCACGACTTGTATGCCGAATAG
- a CDS encoding PFL family protein translates to MPRTDDILSTLRMVKQENLDVRTVTMGINLFHCIDRNLETLCNNIYERITTSAKDLHSTCETVSTRYGIPIVNKRLAVTPIQRIGDGFRPEELVQIAHTLDRAAAAVGVDLIGGFSALVHSGHTQGALNLIESLPEVLSQTERVCASVNVGTTKSGINMNILSLLGKKIIEIANATSDRQGFGAAKLVVFANAPEDNPFMAGAFHGDAGADTVIHIGVSGPGVVKRGLERFLEAVPGCTLDEIASEIKCTSFRVTRVGELIGREVAARLGVKFGIVDLSLAPTPKVGDSIGEILELVGLKHVGVPGSTAVLAMLNDAVKKGGVFASSSVGGLSGAFVPVMEDASLADAAKKGFLTIEKLEAMTSVCSVGLDMVPVPGDIDPDTLAALMADEIAIGVFNNKTTATRIVPIPGKRAGEHVSFGGLFGESVIMNVPGNGCSASFVGRGGHIPAPIQSLRN, encoded by the coding sequence ATGCCCCGTACCGACGACATCCTGTCTACATTACGGATGGTGAAACAGGAAAACCTAGACGTCCGCACGGTGACGATGGGGATCAATCTGTTTCACTGTATCGATCGTAATCTCGAAACTCTCTGCAATAACATTTACGAAAGAATTACAACTTCCGCCAAGGACTTACACAGTACCTGTGAAACCGTATCTACCCGGTACGGGATTCCAATCGTCAATAAACGATTGGCGGTGACACCTATCCAACGGATCGGCGATGGTTTTCGTCCGGAAGAACTGGTCCAGATCGCCCACACACTCGACCGCGCTGCTGCTGCTGTTGGTGTGGATCTCATTGGAGGTTTCTCGGCTCTCGTCCATTCAGGACATACGCAAGGCGCGCTCAACTTGATTGAGTCGCTCCCCGAAGTCCTTTCTCAGACGGAACGAGTCTGTGCCTCGGTGAATGTCGGCACTACCAAATCGGGCATCAATATGAACATACTCAGCCTGCTGGGTAAAAAAATCATTGAGATCGCCAACGCCACCAGCGACCGTCAGGGGTTTGGTGCCGCCAAACTCGTCGTCTTTGCTAATGCTCCGGAAGACAATCCATTTATGGCGGGGGCATTTCATGGCGATGCGGGAGCGGATACGGTCATTCATATCGGTGTCAGCGGACCAGGAGTGGTCAAACGAGGTCTCGAACGTTTCCTCGAAGCGGTCCCCGGCTGTACTCTTGACGAGATCGCCTCTGAAATTAAATGCACCTCTTTTCGCGTGACTCGTGTGGGTGAGCTGATTGGGCGCGAAGTCGCGGCACGCTTGGGAGTGAAATTCGGAATCGTCGATCTTTCTCTCGCCCCTACCCCGAAAGTGGGAGACTCGATTGGAGAGATTCTGGAACTCGTCGGCTTAAAACATGTCGGTGTCCCTGGCTCCACTGCAGTCCTGGCCATGCTGAACGATGCGGTCAAAAAAGGAGGAGTTTTCGCCTCTTCTTCCGTAGGCGGTTTATCCGGTGCGTTTGTACCCGTGATGGAAGATGCCTCGCTTGCCGATGCGGCGAAAAAAGGTTTCTTGACCATCGAAAAACTAGAGGCGATGACCTCCGTCTGCTCTGTTGGCCTCGATATGGTTCCAGTTCCAGGAGATATCGATCCCGATACTCTGGCCGCGCTGATGGCGGATGAAATTGCGATCGGTGTGTTTAACAATAAAACAACAGCAACGCGGATCGTTCCCATCCCAGGCAAGAGGGCGGGCGAACACGTCTCCTTTGGTGGTTTGTTTGGTGAATCAGTCATCATGAATGTTCCGGGTAACGGTTGCAGTGCCAGTTTCGTGGGTCGTGGCGGACATATCCCGGCACCGATTCAGAGTTTGCGGAATTAA